The window tttatataattaaataattatatataaaaaaatttttcaaaataagtaatttttattttatttttatattaattataatttttattttaaaattaattaatttgtacttcaattaaaaaataattagtttaaaaaatgttgaatataaaaaatattgaattaagtatttttgtgtatatatatatatgtattagttAGGATATTATATAACATGCAATATATACTATAAAAAGCATAAGAAAATAGGTTAGTGCAATGGGGGTTAGCTTGGAGCCAAGTTTGACTCCCACCTCTTGcactcaattttttaaaatttctcaaCCCCGCACGTTGACGTCAGCATGACATCATCAACATGCGGGTTGACTATTGACAGTGCTTGTTGATTGGATTGGTTCGATTCATGTTCGTGCCAATTTGCATCGATTTGATCGGTTCGTACCGATTTTGATCGATTCATTTTTTCAAGTAGTCAGTATATTAAACCGGACTGATACAGGATTTGATTCATCGATTTTTCGGTTAAATCGATCGATTCGGTCCGGTTTAAATAACTATGTTCAcgctctttctttttttctgttttttctttgATGGCTAATAGTGAAATTTGTGTTAATTAGTGTGTGGGTGAGAAAAAGAGTGAGGCAGAAATATTAGACTAGTGtatgaattatttataattttaaaaaattataattttttttatcggtATAATTTGATATATAATGTATGAATTTTGAAGTGAAATAAGCGgccaacttaaatttttttttttttttggtttgtgttgtgtaaatttttttttattaatatgattATATAAAGATTATGAACAGTTGAAATTTAGAGTTTGtactttattataaatttttgatATTGTAAAGTATTGAACTTATGAAAATCCGCAAgtaagttgaattttttttttttgtaataattgataaaatcaatgattattttaaaatttatagaatTTCTAAAATTTATCATATATGTCTTAAATGTTAAGCTATACTTATTAATAAAGGCATTAATACAAAGTGTGTCAAACTATTCAATTTGTACGTGTctaaatttgtgaattttttttctatatagcCTTAAATATTTTGAGTTGTAAGATGTTATTAATAAAGCAATTCAATAGATAACTAAgagtaataaaaattttaacttgTCTAACTATGAGTCTTGTCTAATGTATTCTTtttacttaatttaatttttttattatagataTTTGTATAGTGTAAAgatattaactttttaaaaaaatttatgctgATAAGATAATACACACATGAATAGTTatatggtttaattactctgcaggtccctatagttttactgaatttttaattaagtttctatattttttttctttttaattaagtctctatacattatatttttttcaatttagccCCTGTTAATATTAAACgtcaaaaaaatattagtgaattatgaaattacttgtatactcttagggacccaattgaaaagaaaaaaaatataggaacttaattgaaaattcgataaaactataaatattcaatgaaagatattcctataatcaTATTCAATGATTCTAAGACATtaaagatattcctataatcccttttattttttcactttcattcttttgtgtatttatatacaaattgtaccaaaaatatcttttttttttactttcaaaataccttatcttaagaaCATACAAAAAAAGGAATGGATGAAATGAAACAGAAATAGtaataataagtatatataaattcaattttcaCCATTCAAGTAATCATTATGATTATGTAATATTTTACATTTGTATGGATTCATGGAATATAGTTTGTATCTTTATTCTATCATGGTACATCATAGAAAACCACAAGGCTATGTAATTTgtgttattgaaatttgaaatctaaaaatgaaaaccatagaaaacgttTCAGTGTAATACAAATAATCTAAAAATCAGTTCTTGTGTTGCAATCTCCCACTCTTTGAACCAACATAGGAATCAATAATAACATTGATAACAGCTGATTCTTGTGCGACTCATCAAAGAGGCTGGCTCATGGTAAATGTAACAATTCTAACATGTTTCGCCTCAGATGAGTTTTTTAACGGCAGACGGCATACCGGGCAAGTGGATTGTTTTCTCAGCCATATGTCAATGCAAGAAAGATGAAATGTGTGATTGCATTTCGGCATGATGCGTAACACTTCTCTTTCTCTAAAATCTGCCAAACATATGACACACCTGTAGAAGTAATGCGAATTAGTTATCCATTCATTGACTCCTTGAGTTTATTTCGAATCCATGAAGTGTTTTTCTTAAAAAACGATGTTAAGACAATTACAGTatctagaaaacactagaagtTACACTACGAGGTTAAGGAACATATGAGGTGCAAGTTGTGCATGAGATGAAACTGAGAGACCAAACTTAACTGTGTATCTTCAATAGCACTAAAGGCCTCTTGGTTGAACTTCAAAATGGGGATTGCATCAAGCATAACAAGCTCAGGTTCAGGGTCATTAGCATGATTTTCTGGCTATCATAaacaatgaaaaattaaaatctaaatcaCCAACAGATaaacaagtaaaataaacaaAACCACAACTTAGGTATAAACTAAACTACTAATTAGGCAAAGAATAATATCAACTTGAATGATATGATATATGCAGATTCATGAATCCGAAGTATATGATATATGGAATACTGACCTATGAAAAAGTCTCAACCACATACTCATCTTACAAAAGAATCAAATGAAAGGGCAGTATATACATTGTTCAATACCTATATACCAATTCTACATCTGATTGAAATTTATAGTCAAGTCACAGATTTATTCTATAAAAAGGATGCATCGTTTGCATCATTTGATATAGAAGCTTACAAAAGAACCAAAATTATAGCTGTCCTCATTCCTTATATGCCTTAAAGAGGATTGGATCAGAACAACAATCTAGGAACCATGACCAAATAATACATAGTATAGAACTAATTTTCACAAAAGTTGAGCAGAATATTAAAAACTCAAACTCATGTTCACAaatcacaacccaaaaaaaagctTAATAAATCAGTTCATAAAAGGAGGGGGTTTGAAGAGGTGAATTTTTTACCTATTCTATGTCAATCCTGGATTCAATCTCATACATCATGCGAGATTCAACACTCCCTCTTATCCTCCCACAATTGATTCTTGTGCACATAAACACAATGAAAGTGGCACTCATCCCAAACCCAATGACCGTGGTAACCAAAGTGGTATCTGAACCCATCATCTCCAAtcaccaattttttcttttttcaaattttaacacaagaagaagaagaagagggctTCGACGGCGAGGCGAGGTGAGGCACGCCGAGAGGCGGACAGGACCGACGGAGGAGAAATGCACTGCACACGATTCTCAGAGAGCAAATTAGGAGTTGGCtagggttttttttcttttgggacAAAATGTCAAGGGTGTTTTgggtattttgaaaaaatagagaCATGTCCAATTAGCATATCTAATCCAAACAGGAGAATATTTGTTTTTTAAACAGAATATTCTATTATCTTAAACGATATTCTCACggtagggacttaattgaaaaaaaaattaacgtataaggacccaattgaaaaaaaaaagtatagggacttaattgaaaattcggtgaaactatagagacctgcagagtaattaaacctagttatatctctaataatttGCATTAGGTTGTAATTATTTGTTTTTGGATTCACCAATGATTGAATTCTAGACCTTTCAATCATAGAAGCTCTAATATTAtgtcataatattatttttttcaaaaatttaagttgataaaaagagacacataaataattatatctctaatatataaaaataatctaattaccaataatttttttaatgaaaacataaaaataaaactgcCATGAATGAAAAGATACACACAAATTATGgggaaaaaacacaaaaaaatatgtaCATATAATTATTTGTGCTTGACTCTCTTTTTTAATCATTTGCACTCTAACAAAATGAATTGTGAATTAAAATTGTGTTTAGAAatacttaaaaattaaatttatttccaTAATTTTTatctgtataatttttttaaaaaaataattgattatgTAATAATTAATGAGTAAATGGTCAAATTGGTCTCTAAAAAATCACGCTATCTCCAATATGATCACCAAAAGATTTTTAAACCAAATCTGTCTcccaaaaattttagtttagtcaCGATAGTCCTTCTATTAATTTTATTGTGGACGGCATTAACAAAAACTGATCTGGCACGTTAAGCTTCAGGTCAGcattaaaacgacgtcgtttttttTAGGGTGAGAGGCAGTGAATAAAACGATGTCATTGTAGACCCTGCTTCTCTCACAACACTCTCCTTCTCACTTCCGTTTCGACGtcgcagagaaaaagaagaagaaacattcATCATCGTCGCAAAGCCGATGATCAACTTTGATGTACCAAAAAATGTGTAGTTGACAAGAACGAAATCCTAATCCCAAAGATAGTTTTTAGTTCCAGCAAAAATCACCAAAGAGAAACCAATTTTATTAATAATGGCACAATCCTAACAAAAATTTTAGCAACaggaaaaaagaaaaaccttACCTTCAAAAGAACCGAATCCCATGAAGAAAATGTAAAAACAATGACGAATAGAAGAAGAAGTGTTAGGCATCATCATGAATCCACCGAATATTCCTCCACACTTAACTCTCTCCTTCATGCACTGCTGATAATGTTTGTTATGATTTCATTCACATTGAAATTCGACTCTTCTAAAAGTGCAGCACCGAAGCCGTTTGAGATTTTGTTAAAGAAATCATCGAAAAAGCTTCTGTTGTTACCACAACCAACATACAACATTATTGGGATCTTGAAACCTTTTCCTCAAACGAAAAACAAACAGAAATGAACTGTCGCTAGTTTTTTGTAAACCGCCGCCAACTGTCGTGGCGGTTgttgtagaagaagaatgaaCTGCCGCCATACACTTTCTCCTGGTGGCAGTAGGTTTGGTGATCATCAACCCCGAACCtgaagaagtgcttgctgggactTTTGGAGTGCCGCCATTGTTGTTGACATCAAGTTTTttggaaaaagatgaagaagaagagaggtaaAGGAAGGACCGGAAGCCGTTTCTCTTTctgagagtgaagaagaatgagtatGTCATCGTTGTTGAAGAAATTGGAGAAAAACATATGTTTTTGGAACTTATTTAACATAATTATCTTAACATATTTCTTCAGCACCTGTTGTTTAGTAATGTGTAATATTGATATGTTAAGTTAATGTGACATCTCAGCAAACATTAGTGCTGTTAATGACAGAATAAATAGAGGAACTAAcatgattaattttaaatcttttgaagtcaattttgattaaaaaaatcattcagatatcaaattaaaaatcacataatctttcataaactaatttaattatttactcaataattaatttatatttatatacttGAGCTGAAAGATAGTTTAAATATGAAAAGATGTTATTTTAAGTGATAtaactgaaaaaaaatataaacttcAAAGAAAAAAATTCTCTAAAGTAAAAACTTGATAACGTCAAAGTGATGATTTATTTAACTTCTATTACTTATAAttgactaatttttattatactaatttaaaaatttaaagatgattaaatatttattttttcatgttACTAAATTACATCACTATATAATCACTAATCAACTATAGTGGGAGTACGTACTCCTTATCTAGCGCCCGAAGCTCTGCTAGGGTTTCACTGCGCCACCTCCAtgattacacctttctttgtcttttcttcgtcaaacccttttccatcttcttctactttcttttcttaatttcttttccacttaactCCCTAATTTTCGTTTTCTCTCCCAATTCATTCCTCTTTTAATTCATTCCGTTTTCTTATTCACTCATTCCATATATCTTATATATCTTATTTCTCTTTGGAATCATTGAATACCAATTCTGATTTACACCATGGGCAACAAATCAGAGACTCAGAACCCTCATATAATTGCTATGacggtggagggtgccagccttcaagtggcacccagagaaatatgaaactgctctcgtggaattgtcggggtttggggagacccctgacaatccacaatcttaaagggatttgcaaatcctactcccccgaggttggttttatctgtgaaacaaaaaatcaatctcgacaagttgaaggaaaactaagatcttgtggtttcaaggaatggtttattgtggatccggatggattatcagggggtttggcaatggcatggagggatggttgtactgttcagattttacagcatggtagatttttcattgcggcatcagttctgacagctggttctaatgatccctatggtgttctaggtgtttatctcagttcaaatgatcaacatagaatggctcaatttgctgaattaacttcagtcacccaacagttcgatggtaaggttgtgttaatgggggattttaatgccatttctaatcaattggagaaagaaggtgggggtgctaaatctccttcttctattgaaacctttaatagttttattgatgataattccctGATTGATATTGGTATGGTCGGAAGACTATTCACTTGGTCAAATAGACGGAGGGGTGATGAGTTGATACAGGAAAGACTGGACCGATTCCTGATAGGAGTTGATTGGCAGCAACTCTATCCCAATGCAACGGTTCTTAGACTATCAGAATCAGGCTCGGATCACGCCCCTCTTCTCATAGACTCTAATCCGAGAACTGAGATATCTAAACgccgattcaaattccaagaaagatggtgttccaatgatgaaataaggcagattgttagagaggtttggcatgaacagattgatggttcagccatgtatatcctagctcaaaaaataaagcgttgtcggcataagattgtcagatggcagcaagaacacagatctaattcgaaggtggagattgatttactacagtcggaattagaggaacttcgtttagcaggaattcatggaggcgacatcattttaaaaatagaggacaaacttaaaaaagcattgcaaaatgaggaatcttattggaaagataagtttagagtcaaatggctcaaatctggtgatcagaatacagctttcttccatcagaaatttagaaatcgaacccgaaggaatagaatttggcaactaactggcagtgatggtgaagtggctacttcaaatgctggtattgcttctgtggctgaatcttatttcaaggacatcttttcctccacttgtcatgagaaccctgaacctctgtttactgattttgaacctaaggttacagctcacatgaaccgtaggcttcaaagaccagtgactatggaggaagtgaaacgcgcaacatttagcattcatcctcaaagtgctccaggagatgatggtatgacagcaaaattttttcaaagcttcTGGAACATACTTAGTGGTGATGTGTTTCGAGCAGTTAAGAGCTTCTTTTCTGGGAGCAGAATCTTGAAGGGTTTTAACCACACTCAGATCTGTCTTATTCCCAAGATTTCTGATGCTAAATATATGACTCAGGTAAGACCAATAAGCCTATCTTcagtcttttacaagattatcttcaaagtatttgtacataggcttcagggtatgatgaatagactaattagccctacgcagagtgcttttattaaaggcagattaatctctgataatatcctaattgctcacgagtgtatgcattacttgaagaacaaaaaaaggggtctcgaaaatgaaatggcgctaaaattagatatgagtaaggcatatgaaatggtggaatggcactttctttggtttatattggagaagtttAGTTTTGACTCCCGATGGatcatgtggattcgagaattagtgacaactgtttcttattctgttattgtggaaggacaaccttatggtttcttcaaaccaaatagaggtattcgacaaggagatcctctatccccctatctttttcttttctgtgcagaaggtctctccttcttgctacacaaggcagaacaaaacagactaattcagggtcttcagatacataggcgatgtcccaaggtcaaccacctcctatttgctgatgattccatcttattctgtaaggctaatcctgaagcatgttcaaatatcctgcatttattgaattcttatgagagcatcagtggccagagggtaaatcttaataaatctgctgcattctttagccacaacactccctccactactcgtacactactggttaactctatgaatattaatcatattggggctcaggataaatacctaggtttgccttctacagtctctaaatcgaaaaaggcttcttttagtatgatcaaagaaaagattcgaaaaagaatccaagggtggaagcgcaatcttctttcgtcaggtggtagacacatattgcttaaggcagtgggagaagctattcctatttatacattgtcttgcttcaagttgcctgatggtttaatttcggaaatccactctctactttctcagttctggtggggacaaaaaggttctgaaaggcggatggcttggattagctgggacactatgactcgcccacgaaaagaaggaggccttggatttaaagatcttagaatccaaaatctggcgcttttaggcaaacagttttggcgacttgtaacacagcctacttccttattatccaaaatactaagaggtaaatactttagcaatggtaataCTATAACGAcagaaattggagtcttaccttcttggggatggaggagcatactggaaggccgaaagattgttgaaaaaggtcttaattggGCTGTGGGTACTGGTGAGAATATCCGAACAtttgaggatccttggctgcctcctccgtatcctttaatgatttctgacatgccaaatagacaggctatttctgagttggttccaagagttaaagatctaattactgaagataggaattggaatcagaatctcattcaagaattatttccccaagacgttgcaaacaggattttgtcagttaaaattcagcagtgtagggacaaattgcaatgggatttgaacaaatccaagcaatatgatacagcttcaggttacagaattggctatttattttaccatccgcatctggagctttgccctaattatatgcagcagaaaaagccgtggattgatctatggaagttgaacttgcctcacaaaattaagctatttatctggaaagctctccatggccgacttccggtgcttgctcagatttatcaccgcatcccatctatatcaccaatatgcccctgctgtcatgaagcaacggaaacagtcactcattgtttaatcgattgctctagaattaaagacgtatggtctcagagttatcttcgtgactgtcttccccctcagagttctaacgacttttggacatggtggactgcatcaacagatatacttaacccgttgaagaatgctgaccgtaatcctcaattgcttgccatcatttgctggaactgctggaaagctcacaaccagttgatttttgaaggttctacttctatgccgtctgccattctagcaagctctgtcaagttgctccgtgaaatccaaagaactcccagtttaggtcgtcatctccatgaggcaagctcttagttgcattcaattggatttatcattctttcttctttaagatttttcttcgtttttcgacCACGGACCGTCGGATGAATACCATAAGTGTAGTGTTTTTGGGAAATCCCCACCTTTTATTATGCTGTCCTGTTTTTAGAcatctttgtatttcattttttaataattaatgaaatataacttattatctttggaaaaaaaaaattacatcacTATATATAGAAGAGCTTAATAAAatctcaaatattattttttattataaactatttttacatttaaaattataatttatctttATGTTTCTATTCAAACAatgcttatttaaaaaaaaaaaaaacttttttgacAAAAGAATCTTTATCCAATAATTCCCAAACAGGCTCTAATATCGTAATTCCTTTTgagtaataaatttatattattggaAAATAAAGATCTATGTTATTGAATTACTTAcaacaaaagtatatatattactTGAGAATAAAAATCTGTATTATGATAACTTGAtggtaaaaaaaaattcacacctaccttttttctttttctattatattattattactatttataattaagtaattaacctTTACTTCATATTTTGTTGGATAAATATATCTagtattattcttctatttcaatgcaatatttttactttttataatctatttttaataaaaaaaaatgaaataatctctacagaaaaaaatgtaaaataattaaactaatagtTAATATGAATAGAATAGAAAAATGTAAGCTCGCTCACTTTGTTTAAGAGTAGTCCAACTCctaatagtttttttaatttgtggtgtatttaaattttattaaaaatttatcgttaattaataaattattatatacataaaataaaatttaatttaaaaatatattattaattaacagATTATACAGTGAGAAATGTTAGAAGGTCAGTAATTTTGGTATTTTGTAACCATTAATTGGTCATTAATAGTGTTTTTAATAatatgagattacatctaatgataaaaaattactcacttttattttgatggttaagtgttggccaaaaaacacaaaaattgctgaccctagactttttcttatataatattcaaatttttaagcTGACATTTATTTAGAACACCACACTCGTTATAGAGTTTCAGACTGAGATCACAAACGCTATACGTCTCCGTCTGTTACTCTGATTAGCTGCACAACCACCAACTAACCCACTAAAGAGTCATCAATGGCGCAcaaaccttcttcttcttcttctctgtgtgCGTCTCCATCACTTAAAGTTTCTGAGGAAATGGACCCTCAACATGCTGAAGAGACCTTGCGCTTCTTCACCGTTATGGGTGCCGCCACTCCTGTCCCAGATCCCTGCAACGCGCGTGGATTCTTCGACGATTTCCTTCGCAGCTTCATCACCGTTGATCTCATCCAACGGGGACGAATCACTTGCACTATCCTCGCCAAACCCCCTATCTGTGTACGCAACTCAACACATTCTTCTATCTGCTTTCAATTATTGTGTTGTTCATGTTTTTACACTGATTCTAGCTGAGGAAATTAGAATATTAAAATTGCTGAATTTAATGTTCCGGATCTTATACATTGAAATGCGAGTATACGATGCAATCTCAAGAATTAGTAAACAATTTAGAAAGTTTGATGCTCATTCGTGAGTAGAAATGAAGTATTTATGCATTATTGGTGTTGTTTGAGCAAAATTAGGTAGCTTCGGTTACTAATCTCCAACGAAAATGGAGATAGTGTAACGGTAGAGACTTGTCTTCTGTGTCCCTTTTTCTTGGGAGGTTCAAAATTTTACTTATAAATCATCTCTGAGACATGACTCTTCTGTTGCTCTATCTTTGAAGTGTAGAAATTATCCAAATAATTTTTGAGACTAGGGGAAATTTTAGAGTGTTCTcggtttccatttttattttctggttaATTCAGTCTCTTATATCTTAGGACAGTAAGCAAACGCTACCTTACTAACCTTAgggcttttaagttttaacttgtTGGTTGAACTTGGGGATTGCTATAATTAGTTGAAATGCTTCATGTCGGAAATGTGATGTTTTGTTTCTGTGTTCAAAGTTCAACTATAAAACTGTTATGTGATTTTCAATGAAGATTTGTTGTTCCTTATTTTCTTGATTGGAATTGTAGAATGGGTATGGAACACTCCATGGAGGGGCCGTTGCGTCCTTGGTTGATATTTTATCCCATGCTTGTGCTAGAACTGTTGTTGCAGAGGACAAGGAGCTTTTCCTCGGAGAAACTAGCATTTCTTACCTCTCTGCCACTCCAATAGATGTAAGCtccttatttctttatttttctatgagCCTTGCTAGGTGGTCAATAGTCTTTTGGACAATATGTAACCAACACTCAAAAAGAGTGCAAAATATAATGATTTGTGTGTGCATGCTTTTTGTCAATCTATGTGTGCAAACTCTGTAATGTGGGTGCAAATTATACTATTCATGTTTGCATGTGTGTATGCAAAATCTGATAGAATGTCAAAAGTTTGGTGTGTTAGTGCCTCTAGAATTTCTGTTTTTGTATTTCATCGACTAACTACCTACCAGGGGACTTGTGGTTCACATTCTTACCACCCAGGGTAATTCTTCGCAAATAGTCACTTAGTCACAACCTCGATGCAATGTTGGTTGTCTTGGTGATGGTGACTTACATTGACATTTGCCATATGCCTCTTAACAGTTCATGTAATGTAACACTTGGATGAAGAGCATATAAGCTGCAATGTGCAGTTTAAAGAAACAGCACATTAAATCATGGATTCATCATAACTGCCTAATTACTTTCTGATTGGTGGTTTGACCCTTTGAAATGTAAACGGTTTATGCAGGAAGAAGTGGTAGCTAATGCTTCAGTGGTGAAGAGTGGAAGAAATTTGACTGTAGTTGCACTTGACTTCAAGCTCAAGAAAACTGGAAATTCTGTCTATATTTGTCATGCTACCTACTATAACATGCCAGCTTCT is drawn from Arachis hypogaea cultivar Tifrunner chromosome 12, arahy.Tifrunner.gnm2.J5K5, whole genome shotgun sequence and contains these coding sequences:
- the LOC112726798 gene encoding uncharacterized protein, translated to MAHKPSSSSSLCASPSLKVSEEMDPQHAEETLRFFTVMGAATPVPDPCNARGFFDDFLRSFITVDLIQRGRITCTILAKPPICNGYGTLHGGAVASLVDILSHACARTVVAEDKELFLGETSISYLSATPIDEEVVANASVVKSGRNLTVVALDFKLKKTGNSVYICHATYYNMPASSL